In one Takifugu flavidus isolate HTHZ2018 chromosome 9, ASM371156v2, whole genome shotgun sequence genomic region, the following are encoded:
- the LOC130531625 gene encoding transmembrane protein 271-like, with amino-acid sequence MKWSGKGVCTVFSGTLIFVCALSEVVVGIRCVSLGSTVRAHFPLGAAAGAFYSGLLVGIGQVLLGSALLFCTEKPGCRNFFLLGVVVFLLGVLTAFSGAVVDGDTASLVERKYSHYCFQSLVMNPACEQLRNYQHSLVISTVLSTLECVLGLFNLLVIKRYKTAQLCRSRQCQRRRAGAIVFSEERDGSSVDFQPVSYINLGVFHVFDETGAEAQRGGHPSIDLPGYSLTDPELNRCFPFSCPVSNELPPAYEDIFPDEACNT; translated from the coding sequence ATGAAGTGGAGTGGGAAAGGAGTGTGCACCGTGTTCTCCGGCACCCTGATCTTCGTGTGCGCCCTCAGCGAAGTTGTCGTTGGAATAAGATGCGTCTCTTTGGGATCTACAGTGAGAGCGCATTTCCCGCTCGGCGCCGCGGCCGGGGCTTTCTACTCCGGCTTACTTGTGGGCATCGGGCAGGTCCTGCTGGGCTCCGCGCTGCTGTTTTGCACAGAGAAGCCCGGCTGCAGGAATTTCTTTCTTCTGGGTGTTGTGGTCTTCTTGCTCGGGGTCCTCACCGCTTTCTCCGGCGCGGTGGTGGACGGGGACACGGCTTCTCTGGTGGAGAGGAAATATTCCCATTACTGCTTCCAGTCTCTGGTCATGAACCCTGCCTGCGAGCAGTTGAGGAATTACCAGCACAGCCTGGTCATCTCCACGGTGCTCAGCACACTGGAGTGCGTCCTGGGTCTCTTCAACCTGCTGGTGATCAAAAGGTACAAAACGGCGCAGTTGTGCCGGAGCCGTCAGTGTCAGCGGCGGCGCGCCGGTGCCATCGTCTTCAGCGAGGAGCGGGACGGCTCCTCTGTGGATTTCCAGCCGGTTTCTTACATCAATCTGGGGGTTTTTCATGTGTTTGACGAGACGGGCGCAGAGGCGCAGCGCGGGGGGCATCCGTCCATCGACCTGCCGGGATATTCGCTCACCGACCCGGAGCTCAACCGCTGCTTCCCTTTCTCCTGTCCGGTCTCCAACGAACTCCCGCCCGCGTACGAAGACATTTTCCCCGACGAGGCATGCAACACATAg